Below is a window of Halomicrobium mukohataei DSM 12286 DNA.
GAACTCCTGGCGCAGCGGCCGGTAGGCCAGTCGTTCCGCTGCCGCGTACTTCAGCGGCGTGCCGCTGCCGTCGATCACGTCGCGCCCGTACCCGGTGACGCTCCCGGCGACCTTGCGCTTGGCCCAGCCGAAGGTGCCGATCCGGTCCTGAAGCTCGCCGTACAGCTGCTGGTACAGCTTGGGGACGCCGATCAGTACCTCCGGGCCGAGTGCCGGCAGTGCCTCGACACTGCTGGCCCGGTCGGTGTACGCGACGGTGGCCCCGGCGTCCCAGAGGTAGTAGGCCCCGACGCGCTGGTAGACGTGTGCGACCGGCAGGAGCGCGGTCCCCGTCGCACCGGGGTCCAGTGGGAGCGCGTCGCTCAGTGCCGCGATGGCCGCCCGGAGGTTCCGGTGGGTCAACGCGACGCCGGTCGGCTCGTCGTCTGCGGGGACCTGATAGACGATCGTCGCGAGATCGGTCCCGCGGCGATTCAACCCCGGCAGGGAGCGCTGTGGCGACGCTGGCAGCGGCTCCGTGTCGACGACCACGTCGACTGCCCGCTCGACGGCCGAAGGCGGGTCATCGGGTGACGCGAACCCGTCGATGTCGGCGGTCGTGACGATCGATCGCAGCTGTTCGTCGTCGAACGAGGGATACAGCGGAACAGAGACGAGCCCGGCGAGGTGGCTGGCGAGGTCGAAGAGCAGCGACTCGCCGTTCGATTCGAGGTCGATCGCCAGCCGGTCGCCCGGCGTGAGCTCCGTCTCCAGTAGCCCGCCAGCGACCGTCGTCGCACGCTCGTACAGCGACTCGAAGCTCCGTTCCGTCCGCTCGTCGCCGCCGTGTTCGACCGTAGCCACACGGTCTCCGTGTGTCGTCGCCACCTGTTCGAACCACGACGCGATCGGGCCGGCGGGAACGGACAGCTCGCCGCCGTCTAAGACCGCTTCTTCCACGGAGACCGTCGTCGTCGGCTGGTCGTCGGTCGTCTCGGGGGGTGACTCCGAGCGGCGACGCTGCCGGAGCGTTCCGGGCGTGTACTCGTAGGTCTCGTCGACGTCCGTCTGGTAGTACTCGCTGTAGCGCTGGTCTTCGTCACCCGCGGCGATGTGGCTGTCGAGCCAGTCCCGGAGGAAGGTGAGGACCTCCATCGTGACGTACTCGCCGTCCTCGTGACGTTCGCGAAAGTCGCTGACCGTCGACGCGAACTCCTCGTGCATCTCTCGGTGGTCGTAGAAACAGTCGGCACAGTCCATC
It encodes the following:
- a CDS encoding bacteriohemerythrin, whose amino-acid sequence is MQLESEDAFARWDDERYSTQIDRFDEQHKRLFGLLNDLHTAMDEGHSQDEIGDILRELERYTEYHFGDEEEFMQDCGYAMDCADCFYDHREMHEEFASTVSDFRERHEDGEYVTMEVLTFLRDWLDSHIAAGDEDQRYSEYYQTDVDETYEYTPGTLRQRRRSESPPETTDDQPTTTVSVEEAVLDGGELSVPAGPIASWFEQVATTHGDRVATVEHGGDERTERSFESLYERATTVAGGLLETELTPGDRLAIDLESNGESLLFDLASHLAGLVSVPLYPSFDDEQLRSIVTTADIDGFASPDDPPSAVERAVDVVVDTEPLPASPQRSLPGLNRRGTDLATIVYQVPADDEPTGVALTHRNLRAAIAALSDALPLDPGATGTALLPVAHVYQRVGAYYLWDAGATVAYTDRASSVEALPALGPEVLIGVPKLYQQLYGELQDRIGTFGWAKRKVAGSVTGYGRDVIDGSGTPLKYAAAERLAYRPLRQEFGLDDLTYALSSTGRLDDHLLDFFHGLGVPLCELSGTTETSAVGTINGPDDFERDSVGEALPGVTVGLSADSDVLIDGPTVMDRYCNDPEATERAVHDGWFRIDDGSVEGSDLGLQK